Within Conexibacter woesei DSM 14684, the genomic segment GGACCACGAGGTGACCCTGATCGAGGAGGACCGGCGCCGCTACCTCGTCGTCGAGCAGGAGCTCGAGCACAGCGTCCAATACGGCGACGCGACCGAGCTGTGGGTGTTGGAGCGCGCCGGCATCCAGCGCGCCGACCTCGTGATCGCCGTCACCGGCGACGACGAGGACAACGTCCTGATCTGCCAGATGGCGAAGGAGAAGTACCTGACGCAGCGGATCGTCGCGCGCGTCAACAACCCGCGCAACCTGCAGCACTTCAAGCTGCTCGGGATCCAGCCGGCGGTGTCGGCGACCGACCTGATCCTCCGCCTGATCGAGCACGAGGTGCCGCAGTACGGCCTCGTGCAGCTGCTCGCGCTCGAAGGCGAGCGGCTGGAGATCATCGAGCTGGAGGTCGTGCAGGGCGCGGCCGCGGCCGGCATGAAGGTCGAGGACGTGAAGCTGCCGGAGGGCGCGCTGATCATCTCGGTGCTGCGCGACGGCGGCGGCTTCGTGCCGAAGTCCGACACCGTGATCGAGGCCGGCGACGAGGTGCTGCTGATCCTCGATCCGGGGCTGGAGTCGGCGATCACGCCCCAGTTCACCCAGAGCGTCGCGGCGGCGTGATGGCTGATCGTCACGTCGCACATCTGCTTGTCGGCGGCGGCCTCGCGGGCGCGAACTGCGCCCGCTGGCTGCGCGAGTCCGGCGCCGAGGGCGAGATCCTGCTCGTCGGCCGCGAGTCCGACGCGCCGTACAACCGCCCGCCGCTGACGAAGGGCTACCTCGCCGGCAGAGAGTCGCGCGACGACGTCTACTTCCGCCCGGATCCGTGGTGGGACGAGCAGCGGATCGACCTGCGCAAGCGCACCAGCGTGATGAAGCTCGACGCGGCCGCGAAGGAGGCGACGCTCTCGACGAAGGAGGTCGTCTCGTTCGACACGGCGCTGCTGGCGACCGGCGCGAACGTGAAGCGGCTGCAGGTCGACGGCTGCGAGCTGGACGGGATCCACTACCTGCGCGCGTTCGGCAACGCGGACGCGATCAGAGCCGAGGCGATCGGCGGCAAGCGCGTCGTCCTG encodes:
- a CDS encoding potassium channel family protein; the protein is MYVIIAGAGKVGWNLARELLAKDHEVTLIEEDRRRYLVVEQELEHSVQYGDATELWVLERAGIQRADLVIAVTGDDEDNVLICQMAKEKYLTQRIVARVNNPRNLQHFKLLGIQPAVSATDLILRLIEHEVPQYGLVQLLALEGERLEIIELEVVQGAAAAGMKVEDVKLPEGALIISVLRDGGGFVPKSDTVIEAGDEVLLILDPGLESAITPQFTQSVAAA